In the genome of Streptomyces sp. NBC_00259, the window GTAGGGAGCCTCGTTGACCGAACGTGTCGTACGTGGCTCTCGGACTGTTCAAACAGGGGCGTTCGAGGTTCTCAACCGACCGTTGTAGGGCGCATATTGACGCCATCCCACCGGTCAAAGGCGGGGTAGCACACCCACGACGGCATCCGGACTCACTATGCCGACTGCGTATCCCACCGTGGCAACGACCGCGACCAGGTCCGACAACGCCCCATCGTGCCGGCCATACCTTCCAAGAGCGGTCTGGGGGCCTGTCCCGGCCTACAGGGTAGGGGCGGGCCCGGGCTCCCGGACAGCCTCGTTGAGAGTGACCTCCATCGTTCATGGACTCGCTGTCGAATTAGTACGGCGGCCAATCCAGGATCTCGCCCGATGGAGGCTCGACATCGAGCACACCCTTCCGTTGGTTCAAACAGACCCTGGGCTGGACCCGCCCGAAGATCCGCACTCCCGAGGCCGCCGACCGCTGGACGTGGCTGATCCTCGCGGTCTTCACCCAACTCCGGCTCGCCCGCCCGCTCGTGGCTGACCTGCGCCGGCCGTGGGAGAAACCGACCCCGGCCGGCAAGCTCACCCCCGCCCGGGTCCGCCGCGACTCATGCAGGCCGACGGGTCGAACGGCTTCTTCATGGACACGCACCTCGACAACCCCGACCACGCGGCGCAGCAATCACGGCGCCGCAGAGGAGTCCAATGACCGACCTCGCGTCACTGACCCGGCTCTGTCCGCCTCCCAGCCCGACCATGACCATCCGCTGGGACTTGGTCGAAGCCGAGCTGGGCATGGCACTGCCACGGGACTACAAGGAACTCGCCGAACGCTACGGACCGGGGAGGTTCTACGACTACCTCAGCGTCTTCCATCCGCACGGCGTGACCGAGTTCGTCCACCTCACCGGCCCCGTTCCCAGCCGTGTCCGGGCACACCTGCGCAAGGACTACGACGAGGGCACCTTCCCCGTCCCCTGCGACCCCGACCAGCTCTTCGCCATCGGCTCCACTGACAACGGCGAGTACATCTTCTGGATCACCACCCCAGCCGACGACCCCGACGGATGGCGCATCGCCGTCAACGAGGCCCGCGGACCCCGCTGGTTCACCTACGACGGGAACCTGACCGCATTCCTCGTCTCCGTCCTCAGCGGGCAGACCCAGGTCCCCCAGTTCCCAGACGACCTCCTCGACGAGCCTCGCGACTTCATCCCCTCGCACCCCACTCTGTGGAAGCCCGAACCGATCACCTCACAGGGGCCGGTCGACACCGCAGCGATCCGCACATGGGCCCGGGCGCATGGCTACGACGTACCATCGCGCGGACGGATTCCCCTGGAAGTCAGGGAAGCCTGGGATGAAGCCAACCGATCCTGAACGAAGCCAGCCGGACCTGGATCGAGCGTGGTGGACGTCTCCCGTCCTGGCCCCTCCGATCCCGCGACAGGAAGAGGTTCTCTTCGAGATCCAGCGGGCGGCCGACGGTGTTCATGCTTGGCTGCACCCCCGGCGGATCTGCGGGAGCAGCCCACCGCCATCGGCTCTACTCCGCCCGGCGGCGGCATCGGTTTGTGAGGCGTCGTCGGGCCGGTCAAGCTCGCACGTAGCGCTCGAATGCGGGCTGCGGGGCGACACCCGACAGACTGCGGTGGCTGTTTTCGTGGTGGTCGGGGCGGTGCCCGTGTGGCGTTGTCCCCAGCTGTCGTGGTTCCGAAGTTCCTTCCGCCCGTGAGCATGCAACCCGATGGCACGGACAAAGCGCGAACGAGGCGGCCGACCTGTGGATAACGTTATCCACAGGGGTCGCGGAGTCGTGGCGGTCGCGGGACCGTCGTGCCATGAACAAGCACCACGAACCCACTGGGCCGGCCGACGACGACCAGCAGCAGATCACCCTGCGCGGACCTGCCGAACTGGCCGATGCCCTGCCGTACATGCTGGGCTTCCATCCGACCGACTCGATCGTGCTCGTCGCGCTCCACGGCGACCGCGGCCGCTTCGGCGGCCGTCTGAGGCTGGGTATTCCCGACTCACCGCACGAGTGGCTGCCCGTCGCTCAGCACCTCGCCGAATGTCTCATCGAAGGGAGCGAGCGCCGCGGTACCCGGCCCGACGGCATCGTCGTCTTCCTCTGCCGGGACCCGGCGGATGGGGAGACGGGCCGGGCGGTGATGGAGCGGTTGCGGCCCCTCGCGCAGTGGCTGCGGACGTCCTGCGGCGCCTTGGACGTTCCCGTCCAAGAGGCGCTCTGCATCTCCGGCGGCCGATTCTGGAGCTACTCGTGCCCGGACTCCCGTTGCTGTCCGGCGGAGGGGACGGCCATGGCGATGCCGGGCACATCGGTGATGGCCGCCGCCGCGGCCTATGCAGGCATCCAGGTCCGGGGATCGCTCCGGGAGATGGAGGCGCGCCTGGAGCCCCTGCGGACCCCGGCCGCGGCCGATCAGGAGCGGGCCCTCGACTCCGCCGGCGCCAGCCTCGTGCCGAGAATCCTGCACGGTGGGAGCAAGGAGGAGGTCGGGGCGGAGACACTGCGGCTCGCTCGCAGGCTGATGAAACGTCTGGGAGACAGGGCGACGTTGGGGGTCGGCCCGTCGACGGCGGACGCTGGCGACGACAAGCTCATCTCCCACGACGAGGCGGCCGCCGTGATCCTCGGCCTCCAGGACCGGGAGACCCGGGATCTGGCCGCGGCCTGGATGGAAGGGCCGCAGGCGCACCGCGCGCTGAGGCTGTGGCGGGCGCTGGCCCGCCGCTGCGTCGGTCCCTACGGGGAGCACGCGGCGGCCCCGCTCTCGCTGGCAGGCTGGGTGTCCTGGTCGACCGGGGACGAACCAGGTGCGCGGGTCGCGCTCAGCCTCGCCCTGCGCGTCGACCCCGAGTACGTCTTCGCGCGACTGCTCCACCAGGCGTGCAACGAAGGGCTGGACCCCGAGGACCTGCGCCGCTGTCTGCGCACGCAGAACGTGGACGGCGCCGCGGACGCCGGCGGACCCCGGGCGGCCACGCCGGAGGCGCCGGCACAGACGCCTGCGGGGTCCGGGGCTTCCGGAGCGGCGGGGCCACCGGAATGCACGGCGACCCGCGCCGGGAGTCGGCGGCCCCGGTCACGCCCCCGGACAGCGCGTCCGGCCGACGGCAGGAAGAGCCCTGCGTCGGATCCCGGTGTCCCGCGGGCACGGAGCAGGGCGCGCTCCACCAGGCGATCCGGCGAGCGCGATGCGGGCTCCCGGTGATGACCGGCGTGACCCCGCAGTATGCGGGGCCGTTCACCTGGGTGGCGATGTCCTACGCCCCGTGCCGCCGCCCCCGACGCGGCTGCCCGGAGCCCACAGAAGGCACAGCAGACCCCACATGGCTCTCAGCGACCCACCTCAGGCCTCGGTACCGGGCCCGCATCTCGGCACGGCCTGGCTCACCGCCCCGTCAACGGTTCCGCCGGCCCGTGCGGCGCCCGCCGGCAGCGCACGGTCGAGCCCGGGCCGAAGCACCCACCCCGGTGCTGCTTCGACCGGCGGCCCGGGACGGCCGGCGGGAGACCCGCCACCGCTGCACCACACCCTCATGTGCGTCGCGCTGCCGAGCCTGGCGGTGTCCGCGGAGCACGGCCAGCTCACCGGAGCAGGTCTGGAAGGGGTCTATCGCGCGGGCCGGAGGCTGCTGTCGCGCAGCCGGCTGCGGATCGCCGGACGTGAACCGGTCGTGGTCCAGGGACGACTCGTCTCCGCGGACCGGGCAACGTTCTTCGGCGTGGCACGCACCCATGGCGACGCAGGGCCCGATCCCGAGATCGGTGTGGAGCGATCGCGGGATGCCGACGGCAGCGAACGCATCGTCCTGCGCAGCTGGTCCGCCCGGACCGTCAGGCTCCCGGTCGAGCTCGCACTCGGCACCGATCTCGCGGAGCTGGCCGCGGTGGCGACGGGCCGTGCCGGGCCCGAGCTGCCCGCCAGCGTCCATGACGGAGGACTGCGCTGGACCGCGAACGGCTGTCGCGTCGCCGTCACCGCGTACCCGCCTCCCAGGGACGCGCTCGCCTCGGCGGGACTGTTGCGATGGGAGCTCGAGCTGGCACCCGGTGGGACGCACACCATCGAAGTCCGCGTCCGCTCGGAGGCGATGGTGCGGCGTCCCCGGTGCCACGGAGCCGGTCCACCGGCGGACGCGGAGGTGGAGGGCGACGATCCGCGTGTCCGGAGCCTGCTCCGGACATGCCTGGCCGACCTGGAGGCGCTGCTCCTGCGCGACCAGGACCATCCCCTTGACGTGTATCCCGCGGCGGGTGTGCCGTGGCGCTGCGGTCTCGCGCCCGCCGAAGCCCTCTGGGCGGTGCGCATGGCGCTCCCGGTCGGCACGCGTCTGGCCACGGGCACGCTGCGCACGCTCGCCAGGACCCAGCTCGGTGGAACGGGCCGGGACGCCGGCCGGATCCCCGGACCGCTCCGGGACGCGGGCCCGCATCTCCCGCCCAACTGCACCGGAGTCGAAGCGACGCTCGCGTTTCCAGCCGTTCTCGCCGAAGCATGGCGCTGGGGGCTCCCCGAGCAGGAGCTGCACGAGCTGCTGCCCGCGGCCGAGCGTTGCCTGCGCTGGCTGCGTACAGCCGCGGGTGAGGACGGGCTGCTGTCCGAGCCGGGCTCCGCCGGGGCGCAGCGTGCCGAGACACAGGCCCATGCGCACCGGGCCGCCGTGCTGGGCGCCGATCTGCTGGAGGCGTCCGGACGGCCGGGGGCGGGCTGGTGGCGGGAGCGGGCCGGTGCCATGCGCCGTGCGTTCCGGGAGGGGTTCTGGATCGACGACCGCACGGGTGGCAGGCCCGCGGCCGCGCGCGCCCGCGACGGCCGGCCGGTGCCTCATCTCGGCGGCGGCGCGGCGCACCTCCTGGACACGGGGCTCACCAGCGGCGGCCGTCCCGCACCCGGGCTGCTCGACAAGGTGCAGACGGAACAGCTGGCACGACTCCTCGGCGCCCCCGACCTCGACACCGGATGGGGACTGCGCAGCCTCGGCGCCAAGGAGCCCGGCCACAATCCGTACGGGCACCGGTCCGGGGCGGTGCGGGTGCACGAGACGGCCGTGGCGGTCGCCGGCCTGGCAGCGGCCGGATACGAGAAGGAAGCGAGTTCCCTGCTCCGCGGGGTGCTCGATGCCGCGCAGGCCTTCGGCCATCGGCTCCCGGACATGTACGCGGGGGAGCAGCGCACGACAGGCGCCGTGCCGCTTCCGCACCCTGCCGCGTGCCGCCCGGCGGCCGTGTCCGCCGCAGCCGGCATCCACCTCCTCGGCGCGCTCGCGGGTATCGGGCCGGACGCCCCGGCGGGCACGGTCGCTCTGCGTCCGCTGCGCTCTGCGCCCCTCGGGGCCGTGCGGTTGTCCGGGCTCCGGGTCGCCGGGGAGCCGTTCGCGGTGCGCGTCAGCAGGCTCGGACTCGGGATGGTCGAGGAAGCTGCCGACGGACTCCAGTTGGGCGTGTGACCGGATGGGGCCGGCGCATGAAGAAGTCGTCATTCCCGATCACGAAGGGAGTGTTTATCGTCAGGGAGACGACTATGATCGCGGCATGCCCTACGACCCGTCGGCCTTTCCGCCCTTTGCTGTCACCGTCGACCTGGTCGTGCTCACCGTGCGGCGCCATGCGCTGTGTGCCCTGGTCGTCCGTCGCGGAGAGCCGCCGTACCAGGGGCGCTGGGCACTGCCCGGGGGGTTCGTCAGGGCCGACGAGGACCTTGCGGGCGCGGCGGCGCGCGAGCTCGTCGAGGAGACGGGGCTGTGCGTGCACGACCCCGGTTCGCCCGCGCCCGACAACGGGGCCCATCTGGAACAGCTCGCCACCTACGGCGACCCGAAGCGGGACCCACGCATGCGGGTGGTGAGCGTCGCGCATCTCGCTCTCTCCCCGGATCTGCCGGCGCCGCGCGCCGGCGGTGACGCGAACAGCGCGCGCTGGGCACCCGTCGAGAGCTTGCTGAACCAGGAGAACGGCGCCCGGGACGACGAGCAGGCCGCGCCGCTCGCCTTCGACCATGCCCGGATCCTGGCCGACGGCGTGGAGCGGGCCCGCTCCAAGATCGAGTACTCGTCGCTGGCCACGGCGTTCTGCCCGCCGGAGTTCACCGTCGGCGAGTTGCGGCGGGTGTACGAGGCGGTGTGGGGCGTCGCGCTGGATCCCCGGAACTTCCATCGCAAGGTGACCGGCACGCCGGGCTTCCTCGTACCGTCGGGAGGCACCACGACTCGCCAGGGCGGGCGCCCTGCACAGTTGTTCAGGGCCGGGGGCGCGACCCTCCTGAATCCGCCCATGCTGCGCCCCGAGGTCTAGGGGGTGTCCGGCGGGTCTTACTGGGCTCGCGACGCCCTGCGACTCCGTCTCCCCTAGGCCCCCTCCGTCCCGCGCTCGTCAGCGCGTTCCGACGATCTGACACCCACCCCGCCTCCGACGCTGCGTCCAAAGTCTGAAATGTCGCGTTATCGTGCTGCGGTATCCGCACTTGCCGCGTACCGCCCTGCCGCCGAGCGGTCACACCTCCGCGAGGGAAGCGATGCTCCAGGCCATCGGACTCACCAGCACGCCCCGCCGACACCTCCCGCCCATGGTGGACGATCTGACCTTCGAGGCACGGCCCGGCGACGTCACCGCGCTGCTCGGGGCTCCGGGTTCGGGCAAGACGACGGCCCTGCGTCTGATGCTCGAACTCGAGACGGGGCGTGGCGTCACGTACTTCCGCGGCCGCCCGCTGCACACCATCGCGGGTCCCGCCCGGGAAGTGGGTGCGCTGCTGGGTGTGGTTCCCGGCCATCCTGCCCGCACGGCACGCGGTCAGCTCCGGATGCTCTGTGCCGCCGCCGGAGTGCCCGTCTCACGCGCCGACGACATGCTCGACGTCGTGGGCATCGCCGCTCTGCGCGACACGCGTCTCGGCACGCTCTCGCTCGGCATGGACCGCAGACTGGGCCTCGCCGCCGCCCTGTTGGGGGACCCTCACACCCTGCTGCTCGACGACCCCGCCCGCGGCCTCTCACCGCGTGAGAACAGCTGGCTGTTCGGACTGCTGCGTGCTCATGCCGCGCATGGCGGGACCGTTCTCTACACGACCGCGGACCCCAAGGAGGCCGCCCGGACCGCCGATCGCGTCGTCACCATCGACGGGGGCCGGCTCGTCGCCGACCAGGACGTGGCCGAGTTCGCCCGCACCCGGCTGCGGCCACGTGTCGCGGTCCGCACCCCGCACGCTGCGCGGCTCGCCACGGTGGTCGGCCGCGAGGCCCGGGCCGCACGCCGCTCCGTCGAAGTCGTCACCGAGGGCGGCGGCCGGCTCTCCGTGTACGGCAGCAGCTGCGCCGAGATCGGCGAGACCGCCTTCCGGCACGGCATCCTCGTCCACCAACTCGCCCAGGAGATCGGCGACGCAGGCCCCGCCGCCACTCCGCACGCCACAGCGACCACGCGCACGCCGACCACGCGCACGCCGACCCCCCGCACACCAACCACGCCCGTACCGGGCGTTCCCGCCACCGCGTCCGCACCACCCGCCCCCGCCGATACCGGCCTGCGCGGCCCAGGGGAGCCTTCCCGTGCGACGCGAGGGGCACCGGGGCCAAGCCTCCCCTCCCGCCCCCGGCGTGCGCCCCTGCAGCCGCTTCAGCCGCTGAGGTACGAACTGCGGCGCCTGCTCGGTGTCCGGACGACCCATGTGATCGTGGCGGCGGTGCTCGTCGTCTCCGCCACGCTCTCCGCGCTCCTCGCGCAGACCGGCCGCACGCCGCTGCCGAACCTTCTGGCCGCATGGCCAGGACCGCTGCCGCTGCCGCCCGCCGCGCTGGCCGCGGGTCTGCTGGGTGCGCTCTCCTTCGGAGAGGAGTTCCGCTATCCGGCGCT includes:
- a CDS encoding Lsr2 family DNA-binding protein; the protein is MTDLASLTRLCPPPSPTMTIRWDLVEAELGMALPRDYKELAERYGPGRFYDYLSVFHPHGVTEFVHLTGPVPSRVRAHLRKDYDEGTFPVPCDPDQLFAIGSTDNGEYIFWITTPADDPDGWRIAVNEARGPRWFTYDGNLTAFLVSVLSGQTQVPQFPDDLLDEPRDFIPSHPTLWKPEPITSQGPVDTAAIRTWARAHGYDVPSRGRIPLEVREAWDEANRS
- a CDS encoding DUF4192 domain-containing protein; translated protein: MNKHHEPTGPADDDQQQITLRGPAELADALPYMLGFHPTDSIVLVALHGDRGRFGGRLRLGIPDSPHEWLPVAQHLAECLIEGSERRGTRPDGIVVFLCRDPADGETGRAVMERLRPLAQWLRTSCGALDVPVQEALCISGGRFWSYSCPDSRCCPAEGTAMAMPGTSVMAAAAAYAGIQVRGSLREMEARLEPLRTPAAADQERALDSAGASLVPRILHGGSKEEVGAETLRLARRLMKRLGDRATLGVGPSTADAGDDKLISHDEAAAVILGLQDRETRDLAAAWMEGPQAHRALRLWRALARRCVGPYGEHAAAPLSLAGWVSWSTGDEPGARVALSLALRVDPEYVFARLLHQACNEGLDPEDLRRCLRTQNVDGAADAGGPRAATPEAPAQTPAGSGASGAAGPPECTATRAGSRRPRSRPRTARPADGRKSPASDPGVPRARSRARSTRRSGERDAGSR
- a CDS encoding glycogen debranching N-terminal domain-containing protein — protein: MCVALPSLAVSAEHGQLTGAGLEGVYRAGRRLLSRSRLRIAGREPVVVQGRLVSADRATFFGVARTHGDAGPDPEIGVERSRDADGSERIVLRSWSARTVRLPVELALGTDLAELAAVATGRAGPELPASVHDGGLRWTANGCRVAVTAYPPPRDALASAGLLRWELELAPGGTHTIEVRVRSEAMVRRPRCHGAGPPADAEVEGDDPRVRSLLRTCLADLEALLLRDQDHPLDVYPAAGVPWRCGLAPAEALWAVRMALPVGTRLATGTLRTLARTQLGGTGRDAGRIPGPLRDAGPHLPPNCTGVEATLAFPAVLAEAWRWGLPEQELHELLPAAERCLRWLRTAAGEDGLLSEPGSAGAQRAETQAHAHRAAVLGADLLEASGRPGAGWWRERAGAMRRAFREGFWIDDRTGGRPAAARARDGRPVPHLGGGAAHLLDTGLTSGGRPAPGLLDKVQTEQLARLLGAPDLDTGWGLRSLGAKEPGHNPYGHRSGAVRVHETAVAVAGLAAAGYEKEASSLLRGVLDAAQAFGHRLPDMYAGEQRTTGAVPLPHPAACRPAAVSAAAGIHLLGALAGIGPDAPAGTVALRPLRSAPLGAVRLSGLRVAGEPFAVRVSRLGLGMVEEAADGLQLGV
- a CDS encoding NUDIX hydrolase; the encoded protein is MPYDPSAFPPFAVTVDLVVLTVRRHALCALVVRRGEPPYQGRWALPGGFVRADEDLAGAAARELVEETGLCVHDPGSPAPDNGAHLEQLATYGDPKRDPRMRVVSVAHLALSPDLPAPRAGGDANSARWAPVESLLNQENGARDDEQAAPLAFDHARILADGVERARSKIEYSSLATAFCPPEFTVGELRRVYEAVWGVALDPRNFHRKVTGTPGFLVPSGGTTTRQGGRPAQLFRAGGATLLNPPMLRPEV
- a CDS encoding ATP-binding cassette domain-containing protein, producing the protein MLQAIGLTSTPRRHLPPMVDDLTFEARPGDVTALLGAPGSGKTTALRLMLELETGRGVTYFRGRPLHTIAGPAREVGALLGVVPGHPARTARGQLRMLCAAAGVPVSRADDMLDVVGIAALRDTRLGTLSLGMDRRLGLAAALLGDPHTLLLDDPARGLSPRENSWLFGLLRAHAAHGGTVLYTTADPKEAARTADRVVTIDGGRLVADQDVAEFARTRLRPRVAVRTPHAARLATVVGREARAARRSVEVVTEGGGRLSVYGSSCAEIGETAFRHGILVHQLAQEIGDAGPAATPHATATTRTPTTRTPTPRTPTTPVPGVPATASAPPAPADTGLRGPGEPSRATRGAPGPSLPSRPRRAPLQPLQPLRYELRRLLGVRTTHVIVAAVLVVSATLSALLAQTGRTPLPNLLAAWPGPLPLPPAALAAGLLGALSFGEEFRYPALAAAGGTVPRRLGLLLAKLMVSAVTALLIGCAVVVLDAQVLWLLYGAEPLPLPENWVSLSTSWTGLLIGCAWSGLLAAGIFRRTDAGVAAVLAVPMVVVPLVQKAFADASGRSVAGLPIRLRELMWVQWPYEVDRWLLAGLRMLVQPVGTALALSFSVLLCTYLFIGLRGRARW